The following is a genomic window from Coriobacteriaceae bacterium.
GGCGGCAGTCCCCGGCTGTCATGGCAGCTACACCGTGACGGGCGACCGCCCCGCTATCGAGCGCGACCCGGGCTCTCCCCTTCTGGCAGCGCTCAAGCATGCGGCAGATGACGTGACGGACGTAGATACGACCGTCGGCTTCTTTACCGGCTACACCGACACCGCCGTTATTGCCGGCAAGACGGGCAACCGCAACTGCATGAGTTACGGCCCCGGGTCACTTGCGCTCGCCCACAAGCCCAACGAGTACGTACCCCATGCCGACATCGTTCGCTGTCAGCAGGTGCTGGTCGCACTCGCCGATAACGCGCTCTGGGACGCGAGCGGCCAAGTTGGGGCATAATAAGCCGCGAACAAACCGACTCACACGTTAGGACCGCCCATGAAAGCACTTCCGTTTCCCTGCATCCGTCCGGCTCAGGACCGCGTGCTCGAGGCGCTGCCGCAGATGGGCAGCATCCTGGGCGGCAACGATACCCTGCGCGGCACCATTGCCGATGGCCTGATGCTCAAGGACCCAGGCGCGGCGTATTACGTGTACGAATGCTCGGGCGAGCCGGGGCGTGTGACGGGCGTCGTGGCGATTTGCCCGATCGGCGTGATTGCAGGCGGCGAGGCCGATGCCAGCGCCGACGCGACCGCCGCCGCACGCGCAATCGCCGAGCTCAAAGTTCAGCCCCGTCCCGTGTCGCTCGCCTACGAAGCCTCGCCCGTTATGGATATCATCCTGGGCGCCGCCAAAGAGGGCGCGTCGCTCTACGCCGTCACCGACCCCGCGGGCATTACGCACCGCGTGTGGGAGGTCAAGCGCGAGGACGCCGTCGGGGCCATCCGCGCCATGCTCGATCAGGCGCCCGAGCCGGTACTGGCCGACGACCCCGCCTACGCCGCCGCGCTGGCCGGAGCCTCGCAGCTCCTAGCCGACGAGGCCCGCGCCGACGGCACATATACGGGCAAGGAGCCGTTCAACTTCACCGTGGCCGCGCT
Proteins encoded in this region:
- a CDS encoding DUF1015 domain-containing protein, which produces MKALPFPCIRPAQDRVLEALPQMGSILGGNDTLRGTIADGLMLKDPGAAYYVYECSGEPGRVTGVVAICPIGVIAGGEADASADATAAARAIAELKVQPRPVSLAYEASPVMDIILGAAKEGASLYAVTDPAGITHRVWEVKREDAVGAIRAMLDQAPEPVLADDPAYAAALAGASQLLADEARADGTYTGKEPFNFTVAALFPAAQVSGAAPQVPTGLLTHQVARF